A genomic window from Ciona intestinalis chromosome 8, KH, whole genome shotgun sequence includes:
- the LOC100175188 gene encoding NACHT, LRR and PYD domains-containing protein 3-like, giving the protein MNGGKEASLGSESMTEALETTYPKDVITTGNEILLVGQRIWDLREVKQSLSFDLDCLHELCYSASAPIQVALNDNSLNNGLQQRNNLSLTELNRTEENIRQIEQLFGDMRQILRQLYSFADRSTAMSTMDDNTEPMKVYTAADPESANICVSDKQTKQHTSPETIAPNVTLNTESGDLHLHVHGGTTTVPLVNTCREVSILQQNLKTRAEEAAGEIQIPIQLDKAIKAVRLQITTESRKSLETLDQEDHFIRRDEFRSVFDTPEGDTTIEMLFSVAESNAKKEAKKLYRATELEKILRHLDKYGRSVIITGQAGIGKTVLSKMITNEILQHKLLPTTKFIFYIRFRDIDFDCKKNIVQFLVTFGGCSWKKHTEESDGVIWEAIHDNPDVVLVLDGLDEAATTALTKPAPKCNPLEPTRAAVLAGNILNRSLLPRCRMAITSRPRQVHELDTSNKPRTEFKVIGLAASAKRDLGEQICGADWPLVEAYLEQHPDVYAMCYVPVMCIVTMHCIKSQIRSNDDNFKLDNVTSVLVFALDKYARSEHIRTSCDLSKLCLFAWNGFWKQKIMFTEKDFQDAGISKEANEAYLTTSIDISTDLRTKLMDGDKISCFSHLIWQELLAAIHIMYFMSFETFREKLRFLLDSRWEVVARSMYGITSTVTKKYLDKIFACRDQAQYQAKVRLMKKLAQDAAKELDDDFDGNETERILQVCTWARESNNTQFAADLRPHLPTKINLSGDVLPGDISSLMYVLKSVESADQVINVGSGTRFKPDNCLPNLLNEISQTDIKMEILNLSPQTAVTDTVAESIQRNFKNIQKLILGQSGITDIGLGFLSAGLCQRQQQIVELDLSGNPIKNVGATHLAHCLSKVKSLNISKCQVTDVGLETISDGISRLTTRMDNFNISHTAIGDLGARGLSQCVKNIRSLSVEKCEITDVGIEYISQGIHELTTSMEEVKFAKNPINVRSAIAIASCLHNIDNLHVRSCRINDLAAEQLAKGVERRTTKMKMLNLTYNEFGDTGAEFFRAGLRNLVAMRVWKCGITRVEFRRLLAAHRRLEPPRPKIWFGEVEGYEGGDMVLEPE; this is encoded by the exons atgaacgGGGGAAAAGAAGCAAGCCTGGGAAGCGAAAGCATGACTGAAGCGCTGGAAACTACATACCCTAAAGATGTAATTACCACAGGCAATGAGATCTTGTTGGTGGGTCAAAGAATCTGGGACTTGCGTGaagtaaaacaaagtttaagtTTTGATCTGGATTGTCTGCATGAGCTGTGTTACAG TGCTAGCGCTCCTATACAAGTGGCATTAAACGATAACAGTTTGAATAACGGCTTACAG CAAAGGAACAACTTATCATTGACAGAATTGAATCGGACAGAAGAAAATATTCGTCAAATTGAACAG ttgttcGGCGATATGAGGCAAATTTTGAGACAGCTCTATAGTTTT gCAGACAGATCTACCGCAATGTCAACGATGGATGATAACACAG AGCCAATGAAGGTGTATACAGCAGCAGACCCTGAATCGGCAAATATTTGTGTTTCGGATAAACAAACGAAACAGCACACATCA CCAGAAACCATAGCTCCAAATGTAACATTGAATACGGAAAGCGGAGACTTGCATTTACATGTACACGGTGGTACGACTACTGTGCCGTTGGTTAACACTTGCCGAGAAG tcTCAATATTGCAACAAAACCTAAAGACAAGAGCAGAAGAAGCGGCCGGTGAAATTCAGATTCCGATTCAATTGGACAAAGCAATAAAAGCGGTTCGACTTCAGATTACGACTGAATCAAGAAAATCTCTTGAAACTTTGGACCAGGAGGATCACTTTATTAGGAGAGACGAATTTCGGTCGGTGTTCGATACCCCAGAAGGGGACACTACTATTGAAATGTTGTTCAGTGTTGCAGAAAGCAATGCGAAGAAAGAAGCGAAGAAACTGTATCGTGCAACAGAGTTGGAGAAAATATTGCGACATCTGGATAAATATGGACGATCTGTAATAATAACTGGACAAGCGGGGATAGGAAAGACTGTTTTGTCAAAGATGATAACGAACGAAATATTGCAACATAAACTACTTCCGACTACAAAGTTCATTTTCTATATCAGATTTCGTGACATCGATTTTGACTGCAAGAAGAACATAGTACAATTTCTTGTTACATTTGGTGGATGCTCGTGGAAGAAACATACAGAGGAGAGCGACGGTGTCATCTGGGAAGCAATACACGATAATCCGGATGTTGTATTGGTACTGGATGGCTTGGACGAAGCGGCAACCACGGCGTTAACTAAGCCAGCCCCGAAATGTAATCCGCTAGAGCCCACTAGAGCAGCAGTGCTGGCTGGAAACATACTGAACCGAAGTCTTCTACCGAGATGTAGAATGGCAATCACTTCAAGACCGAGGCAAGTTCACGAGTTAGACACGAGCAATAAGCCTCGAACCGAGTTTAAAGTAATTGGGTTGGCAGCCAGTGCGAAAAGGGATCTTGGAGAACAAATTTGCGGCGCTGACTGGCCATTGGTAGAGGCCTACTTAGAGCAGCACCCGGATGTATATGCGATGTGCTATGTGCCAGTTATGTGTATTGTTACAATGCACTGTATTAAATCTCAAATCCGTTCCAATGATGATAATTTCAAGTTAGATAATGTTACCAGCGTATTGGTGTTTGCTTTAGACAAGTATGCGAGATCAGAGCATATCCGTACATCGTGTGATCTTTCCAAGTTATGCTTATTTGCATGGAATGGATTTTGGAAGCAGAAGATCATGTTCACTGAAAAGGATTTTCAAGATGCGGGCATCAGCAAAGAAGCAAATGAAGCGTATCTAACAACATCTATTGATATCTCAACTGATCTGAGAACCAAACTGATGGACGGCGACAAAATCAGCTGCTTTTCTCATTTGATTTGGCAGGAATTGCTAGCAGCGATTCACATCATGTATTTCATGTCGTTTGAAACCTTCCGAGAAAAACTGCGATTTCTGCTCGACAGCAGATGGGAGGTGGTAGCACGCTCAATGTACGGGATAACCAGCACCGTAACAAAAAAGTATCTGGACAAAATATTTGCCTGTCGCGATCAAGCACAATACCAAGCGAAAGTTAGGCTTATGAAGAAGCTAGCTCAAGATGCAGCAAAGGAATTGGACGACGATTTTGACGGGAATGAAACGGAAAGAATCCTACAAGTTTGCACGTGGGCAAGAGAGTCAAATAATACGCAGTTTGCCGCAGATCTTAGACCTCACTTGCCAACCAAGATCAATCTGTCAGGGGATGTTTTGCCGGGCGATATAAGCAGCCTAATGTACGTGCTGAAGTCTGTTGAAAGCGCCGACCAAGTGATCAACGTTGGAAGCGGAACCAGATTCAAACCAGATAACTGTTTACCAAACTTGCTAAATGAAATTAGTCAAACCGACATCAAG ATGGAAATATTGAATCTCTCACCCCAAACGGCGGTAACGGACACCGTAGCAGAATCCATTCAACGGAATTttaagaacattcaaaagcTTATTTTGGGACAAAGCGGTATCACCGATATTGGGCTGGGATTCCTCTCAGCAGGGCTATGTCAACGGCAGCAACAA ATAGTCGAACTTGATCTTAGCGGAAACCCAATAAAGAACGTTGGGGCAACACATCTAGCACACTGCTTGAGTAAGGTCAAGAGCCTGAATATTTCTAAATGCCAAGTCACGGATGTTGGACTCGAAACTATATCTGATGGCATCTCTCGCCTTACAACCAGG ATGGATAATTTCAACATTAGCCACACTGCAATTGGAGATCTGGGTGCGAGAGGGTTGAGCCAATGCGTGAAAAATATACGCAGCCTTTCCGTGGAGAAATGCGAGATCACGGACGTGGGAATCGAATACATTAGCCAGGGAATACATGAATTGACAACATCG ATGGAGGAAGTCAAATTTGCGAAAAATCCGATCAACGTGAGGAGCGCGATTGCTATTGCGAGCTGTCTGCACAACATTGACAATCTACACGTTCGTTCATGTCGAATAAATGACTTGGCTGCAGAGCAGTTGGCTAAGGGCGTAGAGCGAAGAACAACAAAG ATGAAGATGCTAAATTTAACGTACAACGAGTTCGGAGACACCGGAGCTGAATTCTTTCGTGCAGGCCTTCGTAATCTCGTAGCTATGAGAGTTTGGAAATGTGGGATTACTAGGGTTGAGTTCAGAAGACTTCTTGCGGCACATAGACGCTTAGAGCCCCCG agaCCTAAGATTTGGTTCGGTGAAGTGGAAGGTTACGAAGGAGGAGACATGGTGCTAGAACCTGAGTGA
- the LOC100178195 gene encoding rab11 family-interacting protein 1 isoform X1, with translation MWSPTDVVVTVRQARNLLVKGKSGSNEAYATIEFCKDKYLTSTDKSTTPRWFTQCSFTLPQGGVFHNKIVVHVTVMNKRHGKLGLESDDFLGQVSVPLSALNSCDNKERARWYELNGKKSGNKKERGEVEISFKFISQEKSQVLPVKKEKPMKIISTGFRSKLRRRSEDEDSGVGISDGDRTSSMGRGRSYENLSMPSITDQPMPTPFERTFRTSSTNSSPGSLVSARGSAKLKNSNLSSKAMSVEVLHRPPTNQTTSLYRSNSGGNSVGGGSKNTLQVPVIKKHIRNHSLPENHLKTVLGQLRKNDQASKSALCVNGSHFYVPGTGDSGHGSNASSPEVKPRSTSMTDIHKADCPTHNTLNKNDSNSVKRNVTHDSSQSRMKPIAPITALYKPKNYYRLDVKELGKVSTIHEEPDTTLQTMSHKDLVKLASKQKMIIADKNQTIRELEDYIDSLLVKVMVCTPDILDVQSSHITKL, from the exons ATGTGGAGTCCTACTGATGTTGTAGTGACTGTTCGACAGGCAAGAAACTTGTTGGTTAAAGGAAAAAGTGGTTCCAATGAAGCATATGCTACTATTGAGTTctgcaaagataaatatttaacctcCACAGATAAATCGACGACTCCTCGATGGTTCACACAGTGTTCATTCACCCTGCCACAAG GTGGTGTCTTTCACAACAAGATAGTTGTCCATGTTACTGTAATGAACAAGAGACATGGAAAACTGGGCTTGGAATCCGACGACTTTCTCGGCCAAGTTTCAGTCCCTTTATCAGCACTCAACTCGTGTGACAACAAGGAACGTGCAAG ATGGTACGAGTTAAATGGCAAAAAGAgtggaaataaaaaagagagaGGGGAAGTAGAGATTTCATTCAAATTCATCAGCCAGGAAAA GAGCCAAGTCCTCCCTGTTAAAAAAGAGAAACCAATGAAGATCATCAGTACTGGCTTCCGGAGTAAGCTGCGAAGAAGATCAGAAGATGAGGATTCAGGTGTCGGGATCAGTGACGGGGATCGAACATCTAGCATGGGAAgag GCAGATCATATGAGAATCTATCAATGCCTTCAATAACTGACCAGCCTATGCCGACTCCGTTTGAAAGAACTTTCCGCACAAGTTCAACGAACAGCTCTCCTGGTTCATTAGTATCAGCAAGAGGGTCTGCAAA ATTAAAAAACAGCAACCTATCTTCAAAAGCCATGAGTGTAGAAGTGCTTCATCGCCCTCCAACCAACCAAACCACCTCATTATATCGGTCTAACTCAG GTGGCAACAGTGTTGGTGGTGGTAGTAAGAACACTTTACAAGTACCGGTGATTAAAAAGCACATTAGGAACCATTCGCTGCCCGAAAATCACTTAAAAACCGTTCTCGGACAACTGAGGAAAAATGACCAAGCTTCAAAAAGTGCTCTCTGTGTGAATGGCTCACATTTCTATGTACCAG GTACAGGTGATTCTGGTCACGGTAGCAATGCAAGCTCTCCTGAAGTAAAACCTCGAAGCACATCTATGACAGATATTCACAAAGCTGATTGCCCCACCCATAACACACT AAACAAGAACGATTCAAACTCAGTGAAACGTAACGTCACACATGACTCGAGCCAAAGTAGAATGAAACCAATCGCTCCCATCACAGCTttatataaaccaaaaaattattatcGTTTAGATGTCAAAGAACTTGGAAAA GTGTCCACCATACATGAGGAACCAGACACTACATTACAAACAATGTCACATAAAGACCTTGTTAAGTTGGCAAGCAAACAGAAGATGATAATTGCCGACAAGAACCAAACTATAAG ggaGTTAGAAGATTACATTGACAGCCTTCTAGTCAAAGTAATGGTTTGTACACCAGATATACTGGATGTTCAGAGCAGCCATATCACTAAACTGTGA
- the LOC100178195 gene encoding rab11 family-interacting protein 1 isoform X2, with translation MWSPTDVVVTVRQARNLLVKGKSGSNEAYATIEFCKDKYLTSTDKSTTPRWFTQCSFTLPQGGVFHNKIVVHVTVMNKRHGKLGLESDDFLGQVSVPLSALNSCDNKERARWYELNGKKSGNKKERGEVEISFKFISQEKSQVLPVKKEKPMKIISTGFRSKLRRRSEDEDSGVGISDGDRTSSMGRGRSYENLSMPSITDQPMPTPFERTFRTSSTNSSPGSLVSARGSAKLKNSNLSSKAMSVEVLHRPPTNQTTSLYRSNSGTGDSGHGSNASSPEVKPRSTSMTDIHKADCPTHNTLNKNDSNSVKRNVTHDSSQSRMKPIAPITALYKPKNYYRLDVKELGKVSTIHEEPDTTLQTMSHKDLVKLASKQKMIIADKNQTIRELEDYIDSLLVKVMVCTPDILDVQSSHITKL, from the exons ATGTGGAGTCCTACTGATGTTGTAGTGACTGTTCGACAGGCAAGAAACTTGTTGGTTAAAGGAAAAAGTGGTTCCAATGAAGCATATGCTACTATTGAGTTctgcaaagataaatatttaacctcCACAGATAAATCGACGACTCCTCGATGGTTCACACAGTGTTCATTCACCCTGCCACAAG GTGGTGTCTTTCACAACAAGATAGTTGTCCATGTTACTGTAATGAACAAGAGACATGGAAAACTGGGCTTGGAATCCGACGACTTTCTCGGCCAAGTTTCAGTCCCTTTATCAGCACTCAACTCGTGTGACAACAAGGAACGTGCAAG ATGGTACGAGTTAAATGGCAAAAAGAgtggaaataaaaaagagagaGGGGAAGTAGAGATTTCATTCAAATTCATCAGCCAGGAAAA GAGCCAAGTCCTCCCTGTTAAAAAAGAGAAACCAATGAAGATCATCAGTACTGGCTTCCGGAGTAAGCTGCGAAGAAGATCAGAAGATGAGGATTCAGGTGTCGGGATCAGTGACGGGGATCGAACATCTAGCATGGGAAgag GCAGATCATATGAGAATCTATCAATGCCTTCAATAACTGACCAGCCTATGCCGACTCCGTTTGAAAGAACTTTCCGCACAAGTTCAACGAACAGCTCTCCTGGTTCATTAGTATCAGCAAGAGGGTCTGCAAA ATTAAAAAACAGCAACCTATCTTCAAAAGCCATGAGTGTAGAAGTGCTTCATCGCCCTCCAACCAACCAAACCACCTCATTATATCGGTCTAACTCAG GTACAGGTGATTCTGGTCACGGTAGCAATGCAAGCTCTCCTGAAGTAAAACCTCGAAGCACATCTATGACAGATATTCACAAAGCTGATTGCCCCACCCATAACACACT AAACAAGAACGATTCAAACTCAGTGAAACGTAACGTCACACATGACTCGAGCCAAAGTAGAATGAAACCAATCGCTCCCATCACAGCTttatataaaccaaaaaattattatcGTTTAGATGTCAAAGAACTTGGAAAA GTGTCCACCATACATGAGGAACCAGACACTACATTACAAACAATGTCACATAAAGACCTTGTTAAGTTGGCAAGCAAACAGAAGATGATAATTGCCGACAAGAACCAAACTATAAG ggaGTTAGAAGATTACATTGACAGCCTTCTAGTCAAAGTAATGGTTTGTACACCAGATATACTGGATGTTCAGAGCAGCCATATCACTAAACTGTGA
- the zf(c2h2)-43 gene encoding zinc finger protein (The RefSeq protein has 1 substitution compared to this genomic sequence) produces MASKGENGLRALRPAAVAPELVDYFGNNQGNGNVELQSDYIANNKEENVTPLGPSYNRTEQFLSNSLVPANLYTTGPHHDQQQLFTAPVTSQSKQIGTHCTEQESNGQTRTYFILRSTNPLSRSGVSRAIRRRRKPRRHRRFCSDCNASFPLLRQLEDHMIAMHLNKPPSVKDNKSNEALVKNTQPQQKAKAIDYRLISPIVAPTPTIRYRMCIECGLWFPLDEYNAHLELHRLKPLYPRQYACLGCHIQFFTSEELTAHAIQMHGE; encoded by the exons ATGGCTTCTAAAGGAGAAAATGGCTTGCGTGCTTTACGTCCAGCAGCAGTTGCACCTGAATTGGTAGATTATTTTGGCAATAATCAAGGCAATGGCAATGTTGAACTGCAGTCAGATTACATCGCAAACAACAAAGAGGAAAATGTAACACCTTTAGGGCCAAGTTACAACAGAACT GAACAATTTTTGAGCAACTCTTTGGTCCCTGCGAATCTTTATACCACTGGACCACACCATGATCAACAACAGCTATTCACCGCCCCAGTAACTTCTCAGAGCAAACAAATCGGTACACAATGTACTGAGCAGGAAAGTAATGGACAAACACGAACTTATTTCATTCTACGAAGTACGAACCCGCTTTCACGGTCGGGCGTTTCGCGAGCCATCCGAAGGAGAA GGAAACCTCGACGACACAGAAGGTTCTGCTCTGATTGTAATGCAAGTTTTCCCTTATTACGACAGCTGGAAGATCACATGATTGCGATGCATCTAAACAAACCACCATCTGTAAAAGATAACAAATCGAACGAGGCCTTGGTTAAAAATACTCAACCGCAGCAG aaagcGAAAGCCATAGATTATCGTCTAATTTCTCCAATAGTTGCACCCACACCAACG ATACGCTATCGGATGTGTATAGAATGTGGGCTATGGTTTCCGTTGGATGAGTACAACGCACATTTGGAGCTCCATCGATTAAAGCCGTTGTATCCTCGACAATACGCTTGCCTTGGTTGTCATATTCAGTTTTTCACTTCTGAAGAGCTTACTGCCCATGCAATCCAAATGCATGGGGAATAA